One Malania oleifera isolate guangnan ecotype guangnan chromosome 10, ASM2987363v1, whole genome shotgun sequence genomic region harbors:
- the LOC131167060 gene encoding uncharacterized protein LOC131167060 yields the protein MAILPSPSPPLKLQLISPFPSPFASTSRRPHALQSPPRATTEPSGPTDQSEPEPKPSDPDAFEARLDQVRFRYRSGKGKKAERRKSRKSRSSSGASVFLPPVALKEAVSRGLKVEFGFSRYSERLNGRIAILGLTALVLVEVATGKGVISFHTPAVVLVQIYFVAAVSALYAKYEKERISVWPPSSPSKG from the coding sequence ATGGCGATCCTTCCATCTCCGTCTCCACCACTGAAACTTCAGCTGATATCCCCATTCCCATCCCCATTCGCTTCCACCTCGCGCAGACCTCACGCGCTTCAGTCACCGCCCAGAGCCACCACCGAACCCTCTGGTCCGACGGACCAATCCGAACCTGAACCAAAGCCATCGGATCCAGACGCCTTCGAGGCCCGCCTCGACCAGGTCCGGTTCCGGTACCGGAGTGGGAAGGGCAAGAAAGCGGAGCGCCGAAAGAGCCGAAAATCCAGATCCAGCTCCGGCGCCAGCGTGTTCCTTCCGCCTGTGGCCCTAAAGGAGGCGGTGTCGAGGGGATTGAAGGTTGAGTTCGGATTCAGCCGGTATTCGGAGCGGCTGAACGGGCGAATAGCGATTCTGGGACTGACCGCTCTGGTGCTGGTGGAGGTGGCCACGGGGAAGGGCGTGATAAGCTTCCACACGCCGGCGGTTGTGTTGGTTCAGATATATTTTGTTGCAGCAGTTTCTGCTTTGTATGCGAAGTATGAGAAGGAGAGGATTAGTGTTTGGCCTCCATCTTCGCCATCAAAGGGATGA